A region of Diospyros lotus cultivar Yz01 chromosome 3, ASM1463336v1, whole genome shotgun sequence DNA encodes the following proteins:
- the LOC127797098 gene encoding sodium/hydrogen exchanger 1-like has translation MGLSVGLGLMKLGILRSGTDQVTVDAITLFVTLLCACIVIGHLFEESRWFNESIVSLIIGLCTGAIILVTSGGKSSRILEFDEQLFFIYLLPPIIFNAGFQMKKKQFFRNFVTIMMFGAVGTLVSFTVIAYGASQIFKEMDVGFLEMGDYLAIGAILSATDSVCTLQVLNQDETPLLYSLVFGEGVVNDATSVVLFNAIQRFDLSNMKSGLALEFIGNLSSLFITSTLLGVSIGLLSAFIIGKLYFGRHSTDREVALMVLMAYLSYIMAELYDLSGILTVFFCGIVMSHYTWHNVTERSRVTTKHGFATMSFIAEIFIFVYVGMDALDIEKWRFVSKSPGKSIGLSSALLGLVLVGRATFVFPLSFFINLTKKHDIEKIGFGQQVTIWWAGLMRGAVSMALAYNKFTRSGHTQLPGNAIMITSTITVVLFSTLVFGMVTKPLISLLQLSSKPGSSMNMPCSEPSSPNSFKLPLLSGHENEPGLDGGQNSAADDTPAPGSLRMLLSTPSHTVHWFWRKFDNAVMRPVFGGRGFVPRAAAAAASASPEECGRLDLLR, from the exons ATGGGTTTAAGTGTGGGCTTGGGGTTGATGAAACTGGGTATCTTGAGATCAGGCACCGATCAAGTTACCGTAGATGCCATTACCTTGTTTGTGACTCTCCTATGCGCTTGCATTGTGATCGGACATCTTTTTGAAGAAAGCCGATGGTTTAATGAGTCAATTGTTTCCCTTATCATT GGCTTGTGCACTGGTGCCATTATTCTAGTTACCTCCGGGGGAAAAAGTTCACGCATCTTGGAATTTGATGAACAACTTTTCTTTATATACCTACTTCCTCCAATTATTTTCAATGCTGG GTTTCAGATGAAAAAGAAGCAATTTTTTAGAAACTTCGTAACTATCATGATGTTTGGTGCTGTTGGTACATTGGTATCCTTCACTGTGATTGCATATG GTGCATcacaaatatttaaagaaatggATGTTGGTTTCTTGGAGATGGGAGATTATCTTG CAATTGGAGCAATCTTATCAGCCACTGATTCAGTTTGCACCTTGCAG GTGCTTAATCAGGATGAGACCCCTTTGCTCTACAGTTTAGTCTTTGGTGAAGGAGTGGTAAATGATGCCACATCTGTGGTACTCTTCAATGCAATCCAGAGATTTGATCTGTCTAACATGAAGTCAGGACTTGCATTGGAGTTCATAGGCaatctttcttctttgtttatcaCAAGCACTTTGCTAGGGGTTTCA ATTGGATTGCTTAGCGCATTTATCATTGGAAAGTTGTATTTTGGGAG GCACTCTACGGATCGTGAAGTTGCCCTCATGGTTCTCATGGCTTACCTTTCATACATCATGGCTGAA CTTTATGACTTGAGCGGAATTCTCACTGTTTTCTTTTGTGGGATCGTTATGTCACATTACACCTGGCATAATGTGACTGAAAGGTCAAGAGTAACTACAAA GCATGGCTTTGCAACTATGTCATTCATCGCGGAGATTTTCATCTTTGTGTATGTTGGTATGGATGCTCTGGACATCGAGAAATGGAGGTTTGTGAGCAAAAG CCCGGGAAAATCAATAGGGTTGAGTTCAGCTCTCCTTGGCCTGGTTCTGGTTGGAAGGGCAACTTTTGTCTTTCCGCTGTCCTTCTTCATCAACTTAACCAAGAAACATGACATTGAGAAAATTGGTTTTGGGCAGCAG GTTACAATTTGGTGGGCTGGTCTAATGCGAGGGGCTGTCTCGATGGCGCTTGCTTATAATAAG TTTACAAGGTCCGGCCACACTCAACTGCCAGGAAATGCGATCATGATCACCAGCACCATCACCGTTGTCCTCTTCAGTACTCTG GTGTTTGGCATGGTGACCAAGCCTCTTATAAGCCTGCTACAACTCTCATCGAAACCGGGCAGCAGCATGAACATGCCTTGCTCTGAACCATCGAGTCCAAACTCCTTCAAACTGCCACTTCTGAGTGGGCATGAGAATGAACCGGGTCTCGACGGCGGGCAGAATTCAGCAGCTGACGACACACCTGCGCCAGGCAGTCTGCGGATGCTCCTGAGCACGCCAAGCCACACCGTGCATTGGTTCTGGAGAAAGTTCGACAACGCGGTCATGAGGCCGGTGTTCGGCGGCCGGGGATTTGTGCCTCgcgctgctgctgctgctgcctcgGCCTCGCCGGAAGAATGCGGCCGCCTCGATCTGCTCCGATAG